The Penaeus chinensis breed Huanghai No. 1 chromosome 16, ASM1920278v2, whole genome shotgun sequence sequence atacacataaacacacacacacacgcacacacacatatatatatacataaatatatctatctatctatctatctatatatatatatgtgtgggggggagggaagagggggtgtacttacacatacattcatttatactcATTTCCATCTACACCTCTTGCCTACTCCTCCAACATTTCCTACGCACCTCTTTCCTGCAGGCttgtcctccttctttttctccttcttttctttcgtcttcttctccttatctttatccttatccttgtccttttctctcttgacCCTCCCGAAGAACCCACCCATTCTCTTGCCATCGGACGTCGAAGGGCCGGCCgtaggaggcggtggaggagccTTCTTCTTGTTCCGAACGGCGCCGCCCAGAGAAGTCATGGACCCCTGGTTGTCGAACtgagtgaaagaaaacgggaattagagagtgggaagagaatgtaagtgtgtgtttacttatttgtttgtgtttgtgtgtgtgtgtgtgtgtgtgtgtgtgtgtgtgtgtgtgtgtgtgtgtgtgtgtgtgtgtgtgtgtgtgtgtgtgtgtgtgagagagagagagagaacggacatAGGGGATTGCAATACATGTGGATgaataagtgaaagaaaatgggaattagagagtgggaagggaatgtgcgagagaaaaggaagaaaacagaatacAAGGAATGacaaaaatgtgaataaatggaaagaaaacggcaattaaagaatgaaaagagagagagagagggacgaagggaaaggcaaaaaataaaaagtgaattaATGAGTGGTAAGAAAAGGGATACGAAAgactgagaagaaagagagagagagagagagagagagagagagagagagagagagagagagaagaagaaaagtggttATAAGGGTTGGCCTAGAAATAGAaactaaatagaaatagaaactgGACAGAAAACGAGAACTAGGTATCGCAAGAAAACGGAAATCAAGTAGAAGAAAACGCGAAACCATACGTGAGGAAGCAAATAGGAGTCAGCGagttgaaagaaaacgggaaataagaattgggaagaaaacgggaagtatggaatggaaagaaaacggaaatcagAGGAAACTGCGATTTAAAGATGGAAAGCGAAAAGTCCTCAACAAGTGGAGGAAAATACGAGACGAAATACGAGAGTGGTAGAAATATTAAGGGAGAAActgaaaattaataaaaggaagaaaacaggcATTGAAGAGTGTGCATGGTGATTGAGAAAGGGGAGGATTTGGTAGTGATTGTATagaagaaatgatgaaaaaacaGGAATTAATAAGCCCAATAAAAGGGGAAATACggtaagaaaatggaaagaacgattggagagagagagagagagagagagagagagagagagagagagagagagagagagagagagagagagagagagagagagagagagagagagagagagagaaacatagattgaggaaagaggcagagacatatctaaatacaagaattcacacacaaacacacacacacacacacacacagagagagagagagagagagagagagagagagagaaaagaagagagaaataaatgactCTTCAGATCCTAGGAGTCGAGATTGAGAGTAATTATTGAAGTGACTGAGTCGGTCGCCCCTTTTAGCCTCGAGTGAATAGGCCTACCTTGCCTTATTAGGGTCAAGGGACTAAATCGTGAGGCATATTAGTCTCAATATCGAAGGAGGATAAGAAGTCTACAATATTAACGAAACGAATAAGgatcataaggatgatgatgataataacaatatcaaatgataataataataatattaataacaataataataataataataataataataatgataataataataataataatgacaatcataattataatgataataatgataacgataataatgataatgataataatgatgatgaaaacgataatgataatgataataatgataatgacgattataattattattacaataataataacaataatattaataacaataacaatactaatattaatattagtattatcattcaataacaacaaaacaacaccacttacaataatgatatcaataatcataataattatataataataataataataatgataataataataataataataataataataataataataataataataataataataataataataataataataatattaatatcaatataatttacaGTGATACTATGaactgataaaaataagaacaaaccctaatgttaatgctaacaactacaacaaatacTCACGTCTTCTATTTCAAACACATCATCCAGCGGGTCGATGAAGTCCTGAGGAGGAGACGGGCTGCGTACAACTCTCACTTCCGGTTCGTAACTACTGTACTCCGCTGACGTGTGACCTGTGGGTAAGCCGGCTGTCAGTTTTTTTGGGGTTGTGCAACAGAAATATGAATGCTGTTGTTGGGATATGGAGGGAATAGGCGTAGGGCGTGTGGGTGGGGAGGGTTAAGGTGAAGGCAAAGAGTTAGGATTGAGGTTATTAGGTCACTAGTGTTCAAAAGGTACTTATGGGTGGTTATGATGGATGGTGTGGGCCTGTTGTGCTCTTTAAAGTAGGGTTTATGCTATTGGGTCGTTATGGTGAATGGGTAAGTTATTGTGCTCTATAGAGGGGGGTTGTTGGCTGGTTATGACGAGAGTGTGATTTGTTATGCTCTATAAAGTTGGGTTATGTTGGTGGATGTTTATAGTGCAATGGTTTAGAGTGTGTAAGCTTATTGTGCTGTATAAAGTAAGGTTATGTTGCGTAGTTATGGTGGATTCGTCGCGTCCTGTGCACTATAAAGTAGGTATTTAAGGTAAATATGTGTTTTATTGTGCTCTAAAATAAGGCTATGTCACTTATGAAATTGCAGGTTAAATCATTATTTATCGGTtgaatgataatcatattcatatggttatgtatgcatgtttctgtTTTGCATGGAGGGTTAGATGGCAGATACTTTTTCACATCATGCAAGATTTTGTTTTTGCAGTTCAACTCGATATCAAATCACGCCTCGTCATTCAGATAATTAGCTTATCCAACGaatacaatcatcataatcacctaATCATATTTGGATAATGAATCATGATGGGCATTTTATAaattctaaaaaaacaaaacaaaaaaaaagaaagccatGAATTATGTAGTCGAAATTTTGCCAGATAACAAGGCCTGGATACCAACGCCAGATTTTAACATATCCAATCACAGTGTATAGAAAATCCCTCTAGATTAGACCCGATTTCACAGTAATCAATCAACAGTACAACAAATTGCGCCACAGAATTAACATACTGACAAACTATTACTGTTTATTAATGCGGACGTTCATAGGCAAGTCCGTCTGTGTTTACTCCGGTATCGTCAAACTATAAAGAGCTTTGCCAGGCGTAATTGAGTTAACATTCTAGTTTCTgagaattatattaatcatattaataccATTGGTAGAAGCAGAGAGACGATTTTAAGAATCATAACAACTATacttaatataataatcatacactgtaatgataatggtaatactaatactattcgTAATAGCAGAGACGAATTTTACGAATCATAACAACTATACTTATAATATTCAAAGTTTTATCAAtaccatccttattgttatcaccattaaggaaataataatgatgaaaacagtgaCAATAGCAATTGATGATAACACGTATCTCGTAAAAGTTAAAAAtgtataaggaaaacaaaatatttaaccTTAAGTCACACGAGGTCAGTGGGTCCAAAACCTAATTTAAAACTCTTGAGAATTTGCATAAGAaggtcttgatttttttttttttttttttttttttgaagaaaggTCTTTTGTCAAGTTGCACGCAATATCACAATCAATCAGTTGCAAAGATTATCATAATATGACTATTTCCTCGAGGATAAACggatttatcttcatcattaagaAACAAatccctttgaaaaaaaaaaaattctctaaaCATCAACATTTTAAATTACTGAATAAATAAAGCGAAATTAGACAGGAAGTTATCTCTTCGCATATTACGAAAGatgagataaggaaaagaaaaacaaatctcttAAATATTAAACtataaaaaagtgagaaaggaaaaataaatgaaagaaacgtACTTTGACTTTTGTGCATGTCTGTTTCTAAGAATAAAAGgcggaaaataatgaagaagagataatgaaggagaaaaggagggggaggaggaggaggaggaggaggaggaggaggtggtggtggaggtggaggcggaggtggtggaggaggaggaggaggaggaggagggaggaggtggaggagggagaagggaggaggaggaggcgggagaagcaggaggagggagaaggggggaggaagagggagaagggacgaggaggagggagaagggaggaggaggaagggagggaaggaggagggaggaggaggaagaagacgaaaaagaagaagatattaaGGAAGCAGAGGGTGTGTGATAGGAATAgaaggcagaaaaaaacaaagcgacaagcaagcaaaaacaatgaaaaggagagaacggAGAAATAGGCAGGCGAGAAAGAAAACGCACACATAACAGAAAGACATTGCTTAaccgactaaaaaaaaaaaaaagaaaaaaaaaaaaaatgattaatcatataaaaaaaaaaaaaatccgcttcGTTGATTGACTAAATGGagcgaagaaaacaaaaaaataaacggaaCGTAGAAAAAAAAGGTCTCTATCACATACACTGTCATCCTCTTTAGATGGATCAGTTCAAGAGGATCGTACTTTACAAtcggctataaaaaaaaaattatacactacagtgtgtgtttatatatatatatatatatatatatatatatatatatagtatatgtatatgtgtatgtatatatgtatatgtgtatatgtatatatataagtatatacacacatacatacatacatacacgtgtgtgtgtctgtgtgttatatatatatgcactgtatatgtatatgtatgtgcatgtgtatgtgagtgtgtgtgtgtgtgtatgcatatacatacacatgtgtgtgtgtgtttgttatatatatgcactgtatttatatgtacatgtgtatgtgtgtacatatatgcatatgtgtgtgtgtgtgtgtgcgtgtgcgtgtgtgtgtgtgtgtgtgtggtgtgtgtgtgtgtgtgtgtgtgtgtgtgtgtgtgtgtgtgtgtgtgtgtgtgtgtgtgtgtgtgtgtgtgtgtgtatgtgtgtgtgtgtgtgtgtgtgtgtgtgtgtaaaacaacccccccccccccgagtggaGTGGCCGAGGTTCGGGTCCTGGTTAGTAagggttatttatctatatcaaagcGGCACCGCAttattctccatatatatatatatatatatatatatatatatatatatatatatatataaaacacgtgtAAATATTATGGTAGACAAGCCAATAATTTACAATCTAGATTTCTTAAAGATGTGAAAACGGTTTGGAAACtgttctcatttttaataaatctagattgtaaattatgttgttttttctaccatacatatatgtactgtatatatacatatgcatatatatacatatacacacacatatgcatatgcatatacatatacatatacatttacatagatagatagatgtgttagaaaaaaaaacatcaacacgatagtgttttaccattcatatatatatatatatatatatatatatagagagagagagagagagagagagagagagagagagagagagagagagagaggagagagagagagagagagagagagagagagattgtatatatatatatatatatatatatatatatatatatatatatatatgtgcatatatttatgtgtatacataaatgtatgtacatatatgtatatataggggatatatatacatacatatacatttgtatgtgtgtgtgtgtatatatatatatatatatatatatatatatatatatatatatatatatgcgagtatatgcaaaaaagataataataatatcccacctctctccatcttccccggAACCTCGTCGTCAAAATGTGAGTTAGTTGCGAAGTCATCGATGACGTCATCCAGGTAACTGCTGTCTAACATCTCCATGGCCTGAAGCGAGGGAAAGTCCAGACAGGTAAGCGAACATAGTGCGTAGGATAATGCTCCTACTTATACAGAAAGGTAAATCTGCTCATTTATCTCGTCAAAGTACAAGTGTTTAACagatatattatcactattttgaaaaaaagtgtgtgtgtgtgtttatctgtgtgtgtgtatttatctgtgtgtgtgtgtgtgtgtgtgtgtgtgtgtgtgtgtgtgtgtgtgtgtgtgtgtgtgtgtgtgtgtgtgtgtgtgtgtgtgtgtgtgtgtgtgcatttatctgtgtgtgtgtgtgtatttatctgtgcgtgtgtgtgtatttatatgtgtgtgtgtatttatctgtgtgtgtgtgtatatttatctgtgtgtttgtgtatttatctgtgtgtgtgtgtatttatctgcgtgtgtgtgtgtgtatttatctgtgtgtgtgtgtatatttatctgtgtgtttgtgtatttatctgtgtgtgtgtgtatttatctgcgtgtgtgtgtgtgtgtatttatctgtgtgtgtgtgtgtgtgtatttatctgtgtgtgtgtgtgtatttatctgtgtgtgtgtgtgtatttatctgtgtgtgtgtgtttatctgtgtgtgtgtgtttatctgtgtgtgtgtatttatctgtgtgtgtgtgtgtgtacacacatacacatacacatacatatacatatacatatatatatacacatacacatacacatacacatacacatacacatacacacacacatacatacatacatacatacatacatacatatatatatatacatatgtgtgtgtgtgtgtgtgtgtgtgtgtgtgtgtgtgtgtgtgtgtgtgtgtgtgtgtgtgtgtgtgtgtgtgtgtgtgtgtgtgtgtgtgtgtgtgtgtgtgtgtgtgtgtgtgtgtgtgtgtgtgtgtgtgtgtgtgtgtgtgtgtgtgtgtgtgtgcatacatatgtgtgtacaacaTTTGCCAAGGCCGTGACCCACCTCGTCCGTCTGCTGCTCCAGGTTGTCTGCGACGGCGGGCGGCGCCGCGCTGGCGTCGGGCGTGCTGGCCCGACTGGTTCCGGCGTAGTCGTAACTCGTCTGCAACGCCGGCGAGTCCCGCAGGACGTCCGAGAAGTCGTTGGTGGGCGTGGGCGTCCTCTGACGGTCGCCTACGTAGTCATAGGTGTTGTAGTCGAAGTCGCTGTAGCCGTAGTCCTGCGTGGGCGAGGGCGTCCTGGGGGTTTTGCAGGGGCTGGCGTAGACGTTGCTGGAGCAGCCGCTGAGCATGCTCTTGGCGTCGCTGTTGGTGGTGATGTACTCGGTGTGCGCCCTGGACGACGCCGCCTGCACCGCCGGCGAGTACGCCCTGACGGGCGTGGGCGACCTCTCGGGCGTGGGCGACGCCTGCGACCTCGGGTTGTCGTAGCTGTCGTACTCGTCGTCGTAATAGCGGAGGCTCCGACTCCTTTCCGTGGCGCGGGCGTCGACGGTGTCGATCACCTGCGGGCTGTAGAACTTCTCGATGTACTCGCCGCTCTTGCGGGGCGGCCGGAACACGCGCTTGCGGACCTCCTGGCACTCGATGTACTTCTGGTACTCCTCCTCGTTGACCTTCTCGAACATGGCCAGCTTGCCGGCCACGAAGGCGCCCGAGCCCGTGCCGCCGACCTTGGACGTGCGGCCGAACGCCTCCACGTTGCCGTTGAAGTCGTTGCTCCTGTCGTAGTCGCCGTCGCTCTGCTCGAAGCGCGAGATGTCGCAGCTGCTGCCGTAGCGCTTCAGGCCCCGCGACTCCGCCACACCTGCGAGGGAAGACAATACTCTCGGTTTATGAACAACGTCGTCGTCCTCGCTGCTGCTCTCCTCcacgtcgtcctcgtcgtcgctgTCGAGGCTGTACCTCGGCAGAAACCTCTCCGCATCGTCGTCCTCGAAGCCCGGGACAGTGAGGAACATGCTACGGTAACCAGGCACTTTGAGGTCATATTTGATTTTGTTCTCTCGGTCAAAGGTGTCCTTGGGCTTGGGGGCCTGTGGGGTGGGCGGCTCGACCGAAATCTCGGGCAGGCTCGTTGTACTTGTGGGGAGGAACAGTCTCGTCTTGTTCCTGTTTACGCTCGACACGTTGCTCGACACGCTACCTGTGCTTATGGACATGCTACTGTGCTCGGAAGCGCTTGTACTGCTGTTCCTTGAATCGTCGGCTGAGGCACTGGTCGAACTACTTACACTAGTTCTTACTTGTTTCTCATTACTCACATTCTCCGTAACACCGCTAGCAACACAACTAGTTCTAAACTGAGTAGCAAAACTATTCATACTCTCGTTATTGTTCAACACATTGTTGTCACACAGAGCATTAGTGGTTACACCGCTATTTACCTCTGGAATAGTTCTACATGAGACTTCTGCATTATCGGGAAAGGTTCTACGGGTCACCTCGGGGCTATTAGGTATGGTTCTACAGGTTACTTCTTGAATATCAGGCATGGTTCTACAAGTAACGTTATCGTCATCTATGGTTCTACACGCAATTTCACTAGCATCGGGGTCGCGGTCAACCACGCTTACGGTAACTACACTCTCCCCGCCACGGGAAGCCTTGGCTCGCTCATGTGGGCACTTAGCTACGCATCTATGATAGTAATCACAGTTACCATTACTAGTGGGGCTGTGGTCATCCATAAAACACATTGACTCCGAACCTGAAAGAGGACCCGTGGGTGCTGCCTGCTGAAGCTGGTACTCCTCGTACAACAGCTGCGCCTGCCGCTGCTCCTCTTCAAACGCCTGCTCCTCTTGCTCCTGAATCTGCTGCTGCTCAATCTCCTGCTGCTGAATCAGTTGCTGCTCAATCTGTAGCTGCTGAATCTGCAGCTGCTGGCTGTCCAGAGACGCGTCTGTGGTCCCTGCGAGCTCCGGGTAGTCGTCTTCAAGGGCGTCACCGATGTAGTCCTCATATCCTTCGGGCGAGAGGATGGTCTCCGGCCTCGTCTGGGCCTCGACGACGCTGCTCCTCTCGATGACTTCTTCCTCGATGCCTTCCAGCCTCATGGTGGTGCGCTTGTCTCCGCCCTTCCTCGGGCCGCCTTTCCGCTTCTCCTCC is a genomic window containing:
- the LOC125033281 gene encoding uncharacterized protein LOC125033281 yields the protein MCDLVAAVLRTACGGACEGAEGRYSSSVGDLRRGGGELEEEVVINLEDEPRRVSSTSVAAVSTSSLSRVNHRAKGQGGPSEDFVLDIHDEDPRTTARVARAARFSRSKVKRNVEEEITLTLNDDDGADSALANQNLRQNSIPDIVVSQNADDEPFDPDVTRVYDDYDEDIIIEDLRTGSRSVVADSRKPKGIGGRVKDRLFPNRHLPKKKKMNRAQKVEQYVDSLVVEDEHGRVTPVFEREEDLTHDDFEQKRKDLLQRKPKNFIEGEEEIIALDFPSTSGSQMPSTAAEEKRKGGPRKGGDKRTTMRLEGIEEEVIERSSVVEAQTRPETILSPEGYEDYIGDALEDDYPELAGTTDASLDSQQLQIQQLQIEQQLIQQQEIEQQQIQEQEEQAFEEEQRQAQLLYEEYQLQQAAPTGPLSGSESMCFMDDHSPTSNGNCDYYHRCVAKCPHERAKASRGGESVVTVSVVDRDPDASEIACRTIDDDNVTCRTMPDIQEVTCRTIPNSPEVTRRTFPDNAEVSCRTIPEVNSGVTTNALCDNNVLNNNESMNSFATQFRTSCVASGVTENVSNEKQVRTSVSSSTSASADDSRNSSTSASEHSSMSISTGSVSSNVSSVNRNKTRLFLPTSTTSLPEISVEPPTPQAPKPKDTFDRENKIKYDLKVPGYRSMFLTVPGFEDDDAERFLPRYSLDSDDEDDVEESSSEDDDVVHKPRVLSSLAGVAESRGLKRYGSSCDISRFEQSDGDYDRSNDFNGNVEAFGRTSKVGGTGSGAFVAGKLAMFEKVNEEEYQKYIECQEVRKRVFRPPRKSGEYIEKFYSPQVIDTVDARATERSRSLRYYDDEYDSYDNPRSQASPTPERSPTPVRAYSPAVQAASSRAHTEYITTNSDAKSMLSGCSSNVYASPCKTPRTPSPTQDYGYSDFDYNTYDYVGDRQRTPTPTNDFSDVLRDSPALQTSYDYAGTSRASTPDASAAPPAVADNLEQQTDEAMEMLDSSYLDDVIDDFATNSHFDDEVPGKMERGHTSAEYSSYEPEVRVVRSPSPPQDFIDPLDDVFEIEDFDNQGSMTSLGGAVRNKKKAPPPPPTAGPSTSDGKRMGGFFGRVKREKDKDKDKDKEKKTKEKKEKKKEDKPAGKRFQLFGGVKKTGEPSAAEDTPTKSPKKDKGKRRLFGRAGAKENFVGRPNLASHRSDPQATVPRLCNGREDDWRFL